One Streptococcus gallolyticus subsp. gallolyticus DSM 16831 DNA window includes the following coding sequences:
- a CDS encoding acyltransferase, producing MKEYIFKVFHPIIIFNKLSWLINKKKLKKVGTHVSIGPFYEFKGSKFISLGNGVVARKFLKLHVWESYRGKNFFNTPNLLIGNYTSFGDNCYITCANKIVIGNNVLIGDNVFITDNFHGRSSKNECNIPPAERELWSKGPVIVEDNVWIGRNVSIMPDVTIGRGTVIGANSVVTKDIPEFSVVVGSPARVIRKIM from the coding sequence ATGAAAGAATATATATTTAAAGTATTTCATCCGATAATTATTTTTAATAAACTTTCATGGTTAATAAATAAGAAAAAGCTAAAGAAAGTGGGGACACATGTGTCAATTGGACCGTTTTATGAATTTAAAGGTTCAAAATTTATATCTTTAGGAAACGGTGTTGTTGCCAGAAAATTTTTAAAACTACATGTTTGGGAAAGTTACAGAGGAAAAAATTTTTTCAATACTCCGAACTTATTGATTGGAAATTATACTTCATTTGGTGATAATTGTTATATAACCTGTGCTAATAAAATTGTTATTGGAAATAATGTGTTAATAGGTGACAATGTGTTTATAACTGATAATTTTCATGGAAGAAGCTCAAAGAACGAGTGTAATATACCACCAGCAGAAAGAGAACTTTGGAGTAAAGGACCGGTTATTGTAGAAGATAATGTTTGGATTGGTCGAAATGTAAGTATAATGCCGGATGTGACAATTGGTCGTGGTACGGTAATTGGTGCGAATTCTGTTGTAACTAAAGATATACCAGAATTTAGTGTAGTAGTTGGCTCTCCAGCAAGAGTTATTAGAAAGATTATGTAG
- the tagD gene encoding glycerol-3-phosphate cytidylyltransferase has product MKRVITYGTFDLLHYGHINLLKRAKALGDYLVVVISSDEFNWNEKQKKCYFSYEQRKALVEAVRYVDLVIPETSWEQKKSDVHEYHIDTFVMGDDWKGKFDFLEEEGVEVVYLPRTPEISTTQIKKDLNK; this is encoded by the coding sequence ATGAAACGTGTGATTACCTATGGAACATTTGACCTTCTACATTATGGACATATTAATCTTTTGAAACGAGCTAAAGCTTTAGGAGACTATCTCGTTGTTGTTATCTCATCAGATGAATTTAATTGGAATGAGAAGCAGAAGAAATGTTATTTCAGTTACGAACAACGTAAAGCCCTAGTTGAAGCTGTTCGCTATGTAGATCTTGTCATTCCTGAAACAAGCTGGGAACAAAAAAAATCTGATGTCCATGAGTATCATATCGATACATTTGTAATGGGGGATGACTGGAAAGGTAAATTTGACTTTCTTGAAGAAGAAGGTGTAGAAGTTGTCTATTTACCGCGCACACCTGAAATTTCTACAACACAGATAAAAAAAGATTTGAATAAGTAA
- a CDS encoding LicD family protein, whose protein sequence is MEPIEKLHKIDLEIVKSVIKVFEKYDLKYFMLGGTMLGAIHHGGFIPWDDDIDLGMPRKDYEKFLKVAEDELPSHLQIVNYKNTPSYQYYITRVQDTNVKVIEERIGNDSKFTFASIDIFPIDGTPNNKLLRKIYYFRVLTHRALMSLHYKDSIDRKRKRGKLESAFLWGMEKIPFEKIINPYNEKEKIDRLLSHQNIDNSNYIGNIMGAYRTREIVPKEWYGEGTKYKFEDIELIGFDNYHEYLKYTYGDYMELPPVDSRKTHYRLESLKP, encoded by the coding sequence ATGGAACCAATTGAAAAATTACATAAAATTGATTTAGAAATAGTAAAGAGTGTCATTAAAGTTTTTGAAAAATATGATTTAAAATATTTTATGCTTGGCGGTACGATGCTTGGTGCGATTCATCACGGCGGTTTTATTCCATGGGATGATGATATTGATTTAGGAATGCCTCGTAAGGACTATGAGAAATTTTTGAAAGTTGCAGAAGATGAGCTACCTAGTCATCTACAAATTGTTAACTATAAGAATACCCCATCATATCAATATTATATTACAAGGGTTCAAGATACAAACGTTAAGGTAATTGAGGAACGTATCGGTAATGACTCGAAGTTTACTTTTGCATCAATTGATATTTTTCCAATTGATGGTACCCCAAATAATAAATTACTTAGGAAAATATATTATTTTAGAGTATTGACCCACAGAGCATTAATGTCATTGCATTATAAAGATTCAATCGATAGGAAGCGAAAACGTGGAAAACTAGAAAGTGCTTTTCTTTGGGGAATGGAAAAAATTCCTTTTGAAAAAATAATTAATCCATATAACGAAAAAGAGAAAATTGATAGATTACTTTCACATCAAAATATCGATAATTCTAATTACATAGGTAATATCATGGGAGCTTATAGAACACGTGAGATAGTTCCAAAAGAATGGTATGGTGAGGGAACAAAATATAAGTTTGAAGATATTGAACTTATTGGATTTGATAACTATCACGAGTATTTGAAATACACATATGGAGATTATATGGAGTTACCTCCTGTGGATAGCCGTAAAACACATTATCGTTTAGAAAGTTTAAAGCCATAA
- a CDS encoding dihydroorotate dehydrogenase electron transfer subunit codes for MNPSCKNKPLVLKEDLFIVSQREIAPRIFEMTLSGEMVLDMAPGQFLHLRVPDPSKLLRRPISICQIDKVNKVATIVYRVERAGTAILSQMKAGDRVDTMGPQGNGFDLSVVTSGQKALLIGGGIGVPPLVETAKQLAAKGVDVTSVLGFANKEAVILEEELSAYGKVYVTTDDGSYGIKGYVSTVVDDLVQNETYDAIYSCGAPGMLKYVDQKFENHPHAYLSMESRMACGMGACYACVVHLKNAQEAANKRVCEDGPVFETGKIIL; via the coding sequence ATGAATCCAAGTTGTAAAAACAAACCTTTGGTGTTGAAAGAAGATTTATTTATTGTTAGTCAAAGAGAGATTGCTCCACGTATTTTTGAGATGACATTATCAGGAGAAATGGTCTTGGATATGGCTCCTGGTCAATTTTTACATCTGCGTGTGCCTGACCCAAGTAAATTGTTACGTCGCCCAATTTCGATTTGTCAGATTGATAAAGTTAATAAAGTGGCAACGATTGTGTATCGTGTGGAGCGTGCAGGAACAGCGATTTTATCGCAAATGAAGGCTGGTGACCGTGTTGACACAATGGGGCCTCAAGGGAATGGATTCGATTTGTCGGTGGTGACATCAGGTCAAAAAGCGTTGCTAATTGGTGGTGGAATTGGTGTACCTCCATTGGTTGAGACAGCTAAACAACTCGCTGCTAAGGGTGTTGACGTCACTTCTGTTCTTGGTTTTGCCAATAAAGAGGCTGTGATTCTGGAAGAAGAATTGTCAGCTTATGGAAAAGTTTATGTCACAACAGATGACGGCTCTTATGGTATCAAAGGCTATGTCTCAACAGTCGTTGATGACTTGGTGCAAAACGAAACGTATGATGCGATTTATTCATGTGGTGCGCCAGGCATGTTAAAATACGTTGACCAAAAATTTGAAAATCATCCGCATGCCTACCTGTCAATGGAATCGCGTATGGCGTGTGGTATGGGAGCTTGCTATGCTTGTGTTGTTCATTTAAAAAATGCACAAGAAGCGGCTAATAAACGTGTGTGCGAAGACGGACCGGTTTTTGAAACTGGTAAAATCATCTTATAA
- a CDS encoding capsular polysaccharide synthesis protein, translating into MMNKKVKISIVVPVYNQEKYLDISIPSLLSQTYTNIEIIIVNDGSIDSSDEIIEKYSSNDNRIKVIEKNNGGLVDATIYGIKNATGDYVAFLDPDDRVDSDFIENFINELTEGADIISMGYYLDNLGTLTPCYLYKTGIYTGEKLKELTRNFIYESGNISVSNKIFISRWNKLYRAELVKEVIKDFEACKDISLGEDTIFTSLVLNKSKKVKVIEYPNSYFYNIGNQNSMMNSSDIRAGIQKSRIAYNKIKQLSNISEDQALALYFFLIENLFQKKKKVMDKSFDELFKYLKKDTLYQKALSQMVIGCSNKIKKIELNSRKLLTGNQYMFCFSTLSNIKSLAKFFLREIPSRIQDIRKSGFYKAYRFAEYRKDRRNAREDLINKLPIVEQEVLPFLKKYVGKSTPVEETALSKNIFVFWWDGFESAPNIVRKCLESVKKYNPDSNIIEVSKNNFEDYTDIHPEILKGFYKGDISIQTFSDILRFNLLKNNGGAWIDATILFLEKFDIFEELKDKSFATISFTSSMNFLKYKNEVCSWSGYFIASRKGGYFVTVMNDLFEEYYLLYGKFPFYFFIDALFVICKINKIDNDVLSKTKFVCADMFLLPKLYDKDFNIYSLKQLTKIPQKLSWSHKGNSKLTNSFFNRLEL; encoded by the coding sequence ATGATGAATAAAAAAGTAAAAATTTCAATTGTTGTTCCCGTTTATAATCAGGAAAAATATCTTGATATTTCAATACCATCTTTGTTATCACAAACATATACTAATATAGAAATTATTATTGTAAATGATGGTTCTATTGATTCAAGTGATGAAATCATTGAAAAATATAGTTCAAATGACAATCGTATTAAAGTAATAGAAAAAAATAACGGTGGTTTAGTTGATGCAACAATTTACGGGATTAAAAATGCTACTGGTGATTATGTTGCATTTCTTGATCCAGATGATAGAGTTGATAGTGATTTCATAGAGAATTTTATCAACGAATTGACAGAAGGTGCTGATATTATTTCTATGGGATATTATTTAGATAATCTAGGAACTTTAACACCGTGCTATTTATATAAAACAGGTATATATACTGGTGAAAAATTAAAGGAACTGACTCGTAATTTTATTTATGAATCCGGAAATATATCTGTGTCAAATAAGATTTTTATTTCTAGATGGAATAAATTATATAGAGCAGAGTTAGTAAAAGAGGTTATAAAGGATTTTGAGGCTTGTAAAGACATTAGCTTAGGAGAAGATACAATATTTACTTCACTTGTTTTAAACAAGAGTAAAAAAGTAAAGGTTATTGAATACCCAAATTCCTATTTTTATAATATTGGAAATCAAAATTCAATGATGAATTCAAGTGACATTAGAGCGGGAATACAAAAAAGTAGGATTGCGTATAATAAAATAAAACAACTGTCTAATATTAGTGAAGATCAGGCATTAGCACTTTATTTTTTTTTAATTGAGAATTTATTCCAGAAAAAGAAAAAAGTAATGGATAAATCTTTTGATGAATTGTTTAAATATTTAAAAAAAGATACACTATATCAAAAAGCTCTAAGTCAGATGGTTATAGGGTGTTCAAATAAAATTAAAAAAATTGAACTAAATTCACGAAAATTATTAACAGGTAATCAATATATGTTCTGCTTTTCTACGTTGAGCAATATTAAATCTTTGGCTAAATTTTTTTTAAGAGAGATTCCTAGTAGGATACAAGATATTAGAAAGTCAGGCTTTTATAAAGCTTATAGGTTTGCTGAATATAGAAAAGATAGAAGGAACGCACGTGAAGATTTAATAAATAAACTTCCTATCGTTGAGCAAGAGGTATTACCTTTTTTGAAAAAATATGTCGGAAAAAGTACTCCGGTGGAAGAGACGGCTTTATCTAAGAATATTTTTGTTTTTTGGTGGGATGGTTTTGAAAGTGCACCAAATATTGTAAGAAAATGTTTAGAGTCAGTAAAAAAATATAATCCTGATTCAAATATTATTGAGGTTTCTAAGAATAATTTTGAAGATTATACAGATATTCATCCAGAAATACTTAAAGGTTTTTATAAGGGAGATATTTCAATCCAAACATTTTCTGATATTTTGAGATTTAATCTTTTAAAAAATAATGGTGGTGCTTGGATTGATGCAACAATTCTGTTCTTAGAAAAATTTGATATTTTTGAAGAATTGAAGGATAAATCATTTGCTACTATATCATTTACATCAAGTATGAATTTTTTAAAATATAAAAATGAAGTATGTTCTTGGTCGGGTTATTTTATAGCTTCAAGAAAGGGAGGTTATTTTGTAACTGTTATGAATGATTTGTTTGAAGAATACTATTTATTATATGGAAAATTTCCGTTTTATTTCTTTATTGATGCATTATTTGTCATATGTAAGATTAATAAAATTGATAATGATGTTCTATCAAAAACGAAGTTTGTCTGTGCAGATATGTTTTTATTACCAAAACTATATGATAAAGATTTTAATATTTACTCCTTAAAGCAATTAACAAAAATTCCTCAAAAACTTTCATGGTCTCACAAAGGAAATTCAAAATTAACAAATAGTTTTTTTAATCGCTTAGAATTATAG
- the cps2T gene encoding beta 1-4 rhamnosyltransferase Cps2T: MKSVYIIGSKGIPANYGGFETFVEKLTENQKDKNIKYYVACMRENSAKSNITDDIFEHNGATCFNIDVPNIGPARAIAYDIAVLNRSIEIAKENGDVNPIFYVLACRIGPFINHFKKQIHALGGQLFVNPDGHEWMRQKWSAPVRRYWKVSESLMVKHADLLVCDSKNIEKYIQDDYKKYSPKTTYIAYGTELEKSSLSSKDRVVREWFSEKGVSENNYYLVVGRFVPENNYEAMLREFMKSNTKKDFVLITNVEQNAFYEKLKKETGFDKDSRIKFVGTVYNQELLKYIRENAYAYFHGHEVGGTNPSLLEALSSTKLNLLLNVGFNKEVGEDGAIYWDKDNLHKVIEDAEAMSQEQIDELDRLSTKQVQEHFSWDFIVDEYEGLFGEFD, from the coding sequence ATGAAAAGTGTCTATATTATAGGTTCAAAAGGAATACCAGCAAATTATGGTGGGTTTGAAACCTTTGTAGAAAAACTAACTGAAAATCAAAAAGATAAAAATATCAAATATTATGTGGCATGTATGCGAGAAAACTCTGCTAAATCAAATATCACAGATGATATTTTTGAACATAATGGAGCAACTTGTTTTAATATTGATGTGCCAAATATTGGTCCTGCACGAGCAATTGCCTATGACATCGCTGTTCTAAACAGGTCGATTGAAATCGCAAAAGAAAATGGTGATGTTAATCCAATTTTTTATGTTTTAGCTTGTCGCATCGGACCATTCATTAATCATTTTAAAAAGCAAATCCACGCTCTTGGTGGTCAATTATTTGTTAATCCAGATGGACATGAATGGATGCGTCAAAAATGGAGTGCCCCTGTTCGTCGTTATTGGAAAGTTTCTGAGTCATTGATGGTAAAACATGCTGATTTATTGGTATGTGATAGTAAGAATATTGAAAAATATATCCAAGATGACTATAAAAAATATTCACCAAAGACAACTTACATCGCTTATGGAACAGAGCTTGAAAAATCTAGCCTTTCTTCAAAAGACCGTGTCGTACGTGAATGGTTTTCAGAAAAGGGAGTTTCAGAAAATAATTATTACCTTGTTGTTGGACGATTCGTTCCAGAAAATAACTATGAGGCAATGCTTCGTGAGTTTATGAAGTCAAATACAAAAAAAGATTTTGTATTGATTACTAATGTTGAACAAAATGCCTTTTACGAAAAACTGAAAAAAGAAACAGGTTTTGACAAAGACTCTCGCATCAAATTTGTAGGAACTGTTTATAATCAAGAACTTCTTAAATATATTCGTGAAAATGCATATGCTTACTTCCACGGTCATGAAGTTGGTGGAACAAATCCATCACTATTAGAAGCATTATCTTCAACTAAGTTAAATCTCTTGCTTAATGTTGGATTTAACAAAGAAGTTGGTGAAGATGGAGCAATTTATTGGGATAAAGATAATCTTCATAAGGTTATTGAAGATGCAGAAGCAATGTCTCAAGAGCAAATTGATGAATTAGATAGACTGTCAACAAAACAAGTCCAAGAACACTTTAGTTGGGATTTTATTGTTGATGAGTACGAAGGATTGTTTGGGGAGTTTGATTAA
- a CDS encoding O-antigen ligase family protein, with protein sequence MIKIQKNVLIAFLALIIFFEPTYISILPHEGILYNILKLITALFIFIYFIKRKKTLSISQILVLVGELIVLIFTILNNGQIESEFLNFIMLGTLVLLIELYSDDFISLLEALMLHFELCIYINLGSLILFPERLFSRSNVAYGATYEWFLGSRNSFISWLLPGLIIALIYRFYKRKSKRWLCLVVGILVTQLFQTSSTLIVSSAIILCLAVIPYFNRVFRPTISFCVSMVIQFVIVILNNVKFLAPIVEGILGKNLTFTNRTTIWKNAINHTSIFRGYGKLQSTQVAEILGNFGNYIWKGATHAHNQLLNLGFQGGVILVVITLIIYYIAFWKLEHFWNNPIARVYSFGLFAYIIAGYTEVTNHLLLQLIVILPLIIEKTIITVDDNIQFKRIILK encoded by the coding sequence ATGATAAAAATTCAAAAGAATGTTTTGATCGCTTTTTTGGCATTAATTATATTTTTTGAACCTACTTATATTTCTATTTTGCCTCATGAGGGGATCCTTTATAATATTTTGAAGCTTATTACAGCACTATTCATTTTTATATATTTTATAAAACGAAAAAAAACTTTATCTATCTCTCAGATTTTAGTATTAGTAGGTGAGTTAATAGTACTTATTTTTACTATTCTGAATAATGGTCAAATCGAGTCAGAATTTCTTAATTTTATAATGTTAGGCACCTTAGTTCTCTTAATAGAACTATATAGCGATGATTTTATTTCGCTATTAGAGGCACTTATGCTACACTTTGAATTATGTATCTATATTAATTTAGGTTCTTTAATATTATTTCCAGAAAGGTTATTTAGTCGTTCTAATGTTGCTTATGGAGCAACTTATGAATGGTTTCTTGGGTCGAGAAATAGTTTTATTAGTTGGTTGCTACCAGGCTTAATAATTGCTTTGATATACAGGTTTTATAAGAGAAAAAGTAAGCGTTGGTTATGCTTGGTAGTTGGAATTCTTGTTACACAATTATTCCAGACTTCATCAACTCTTATAGTTTCTTCCGCTATTATATTGTGCTTAGCTGTCATACCATATTTTAATCGTGTATTTAGACCAACTATTAGTTTTTGTGTATCTATGGTGATTCAGTTTGTGATTGTAATTTTAAATAATGTAAAATTTTTAGCTCCTATTGTAGAAGGTATTTTAGGAAAAAACTTAACTTTTACAAATAGGACTACGATTTGGAAGAATGCTATAAATCATACAAGTATTTTTAGAGGATATGGAAAATTACAATCAACTCAGGTTGCGGAAATTCTGGGTAATTTTGGTAATTATATTTGGAAGGGGGCTACACATGCACATAATCAATTATTAAATCTTGGATTTCAGGGAGGAGTTATTTTAGTAGTAATCACACTTATTATTTACTATATTGCATTTTGGAAATTAGAACATTTCTGGAATAATCCCATTGCTCGTGTGTATTCTTTTGGTTTGTTTGCATACATTATAGCTGGTTATACTGAGGTTACTAACCATTTATTGTTGCAGTTGATAGTCATTCTTCCATTAATTATCGAAAAAACAATTATTACTGTGGATGATAATATTCAATTTAAAAGGATTATTTTAAAATGA
- a CDS encoding lipopolysaccharide biosynthesis protein, which produces MINSKKNVIKGLFWTLSERFMSQIVSVIVTIVLTRLLAPEDYGVVSIVTVIITILNVFMTSGFSASLIQQEDVEQIDYSTVLYFSILLGFLLYVGVFAISPMLAAFYSLPQLELVLKILALKIPLSALNSVQQAYVSRNMLFKKFFISTVTATVVSGIIGVVMAYTNFGVWALVAQDLSNVVTISVVLWFSVGWRPTLQFSFKRLKILFDFGIKIFIQTLFNTIYANIRSLLIGGFYSPADLAYYTKGNQYPNLIVTNVDTAVSKTMFPVMSREQSDLDRIKVLTKRTAQVSSYIMSPILIGFFVCAKQIVSVVMTDKWLPAVPYIRIICICLLIRASQTAILQAIKSIGRSDIVLKMDIPVRILALIILMFTIRFGVIYIAISEIIIEFLALLIYSYYSSKLLNYSYLEIFGDFLKNVILAVIMGGVVYFIGVASGLNMLLTLIIQIVIGGIIYIVLSILLKNESWLLFNLTIKK; this is translated from the coding sequence ATGATAAACTCTAAAAAAAATGTAATAAAAGGACTTTTTTGGACACTTTCAGAGAGATTTATGTCACAGATTGTTTCTGTAATAGTTACTATAGTTTTAACTAGACTATTAGCACCAGAAGATTATGGTGTGGTATCGATTGTTACTGTTATAATTACAATTTTAAATGTTTTCATGACGAGTGGTTTTAGTGCGTCATTGATTCAACAGGAAGATGTTGAACAGATTGATTATTCAACAGTTTTATATTTTAGTATTTTATTAGGTTTTTTACTTTATGTAGGGGTGTTCGCTATTTCTCCTATGTTAGCGGCGTTTTATAGTTTACCACAACTTGAATTAGTTTTGAAAATCCTAGCTTTAAAAATCCCTCTATCAGCTCTGAATTCAGTACAACAAGCTTATGTTTCTAGAAATATGTTATTTAAAAAATTTTTCATCTCTACAGTAACTGCGACAGTTGTATCAGGTATTATAGGGGTAGTAATGGCCTACACTAATTTCGGTGTATGGGCTTTAGTTGCTCAAGATTTATCAAATGTTGTAACTATAAGTGTGGTATTATGGTTTTCTGTGGGGTGGCGGCCAACATTACAATTTTCTTTTAAAAGATTAAAAATTCTTTTTGATTTTGGAATAAAAATATTTATTCAAACTTTGTTTAATACCATATACGCAAACATCAGAAGTTTATTGATTGGTGGATTTTATTCTCCTGCTGACTTGGCTTATTATACTAAGGGAAATCAATATCCTAACTTAATAGTAACAAATGTTGATACTGCTGTTAGTAAAACAATGTTTCCAGTTATGTCTAGAGAACAATCTGATTTGGATAGAATTAAAGTATTAACTAAAAGAACAGCTCAAGTTAGTTCCTATATAATGAGTCCAATTTTGATAGGTTTTTTCGTATGTGCTAAACAAATAGTTTCAGTTGTAATGACCGATAAGTGGCTTCCAGCAGTTCCGTATATTAGAATAATTTGCATATGCTTATTAATTAGGGCATCACAAACTGCAATTTTACAAGCAATAAAATCTATTGGTAGGTCAGATATTGTTTTAAAAATGGATATTCCTGTCAGAATACTGGCTTTGATCATTCTGATGTTTACAATACGTTTTGGAGTTATATATATTGCAATATCAGAAATTATTATAGAGTTTCTAGCTTTATTAATTTATTCATACTATTCCTCTAAGTTGTTAAATTACAGTTATTTAGAAATTTTTGGCGATTTCCTAAAAAATGTTATTTTAGCTGTAATTATGGGAGGAGTTGTATATTTTATTGGTGTTGCTAGTGGATTGAACATGTTGCTAACTTTGATAATCCAAATTGTTATAGGTGGGATTATTTATATTGTTTTATCGATCCTTTTAAAAAATGAAAGTTGGCTATTGTTTAATTTAACTATTAAAAAATAA
- a CDS encoding glycoside hydrolase family 99-like domain-containing protein, translating to MKARVIAFYLPQFHPTVENDKFWGKGFTEWTNVAKAKPLFRGHNQPRIPADLGFYDLRMPEIREEQAKLAKEAGIEGFCYWHYWFGNGVRTLERPFNEVLESKEPDFPFCLGWANHSWTTKTWAKDKSRSDDTMIFEQKYPGVEDYKKHFYEILPALKDKRYITVDGKPLFYVWDPNNLPNPKEFVDLWKKMAYENGLPGMYFVAKVDPLGTLGFDNIKNVEENFQNEYQKILDVGFDAINSHTLKYAELNANGKIKKVFYALVRKYFSSVFVEKYKYKDIIRSFNTKEDFQENIYPQLIPGRDRSPRSGKKAVIYYENTPEEFRIAVKNAISCVEKRNPEHRIIFLNSWNEWAEGAYMEPDTTYGKRYIQVLREELEDDE from the coding sequence ATGAAAGCAAGAGTTATTGCATTTTACTTACCCCAATTTCATCCAACTGTAGAAAATGATAAGTTTTGGGGGAAAGGTTTTACAGAGTGGACTAATGTTGCAAAGGCTAAACCTTTATTTAGAGGTCATAATCAACCACGGATACCTGCTGATTTGGGATTTTATGATTTAAGAATGCCTGAAATCCGTGAAGAACAGGCTAAGTTGGCCAAGGAAGCTGGAATTGAAGGATTTTGTTATTGGCATTATTGGTTTGGAAATGGTGTTCGGACGTTAGAGCGACCTTTTAATGAAGTTTTAGAATCTAAAGAGCCAGATTTTCCTTTTTGTTTAGGCTGGGCCAATCATAGTTGGACAACAAAAACATGGGCCAAGGATAAAAGTAGGTCAGATGACACAATGATTTTTGAGCAAAAGTATCCAGGTGTTGAGGATTATAAGAAACATTTTTATGAAATTTTACCTGCGTTAAAAGATAAGAGATACATTACGGTTGATGGGAAACCATTGTTTTATGTTTGGGATCCAAATAATCTACCGAATCCTAAAGAGTTTGTCGATTTGTGGAAGAAAATGGCGTATGAAAATGGTTTGCCGGGAATGTATTTTGTTGCAAAGGTTGATCCACTTGGTACATTAGGTTTTGATAATATAAAAAATGTGGAGGAGAATTTTCAGAACGAATATCAGAAAATACTAGATGTTGGGTTTGACGCAATAAATTCTCATACTTTGAAATATGCTGAATTGAATGCAAATGGAAAAATAAAAAAAGTGTTTTATGCTTTAGTTAGGAAATATTTTTCATCGGTTTTTGTTGAGAAGTATAAATATAAAGATATTATTCGCTCTTTTAATACTAAGGAGGACTTTCAAGAAAATATTTATCCTCAATTAATCCCTGGTCGCGATCGATCTCCACGTTCCGGGAAAAAAGCCGTTATCTATTATGAAAATACTCCTGAAGAATTTAGAATAGCAGTGAAAAATGCAATTAGTTGTGTTGAAAAAAGAAATCCTGAGCATAGGATAATTTTCTTAAATTCCTGGAATGAATGGGCTGAAGGAGCTTATATGGAGCCTGATACTACTTATGGAAAGAGGTACATTCAAGTACTTAGAGAAGAATTAGAAGATGATGAATAA
- a CDS encoding capsular polysaccharide synthesis protein, with protein sequence MNKKFNSFFKIFKKVNGVNIIKQYVKTGVFFFAVFQILSQGFSKKSLEIVRNSVDNKILNKLRRKYTPYIIKNKQRILNSSTNRKSSDKVWVMWLQGMSNAPEIVKVCYNSLVNNLTDKDIILLTEENYRNYVTFPEFIQTKIDKGLIGKAHMSDLLRLELLENYGGTWVDATVFISDRNIPDFIFNSNFFMYQKLKPALDGNPLSVSNWFITSTTNNPILMMTRELLYEYWRKHNSAIHYFIFHMFFQLVVENFNDEWKKVVPISSAMPHVLLLRLFDNYEEEMLDAIFYQTSIHKLTYKFSKEKQNQPDTYYQKIVKDNK encoded by the coding sequence ATGAATAAAAAATTTAATTCTTTTTTTAAGATTTTTAAAAAAGTAAACGGTGTCAATATAATAAAGCAGTATGTTAAAACAGGAGTTTTCTTCTTTGCAGTTTTCCAAATACTTTCTCAAGGATTCTCTAAGAAATCGTTAGAAATAGTTCGAAATTCAGTTGATAATAAAATTTTAAATAAACTTAGAAGAAAATATACACCGTATATTATTAAAAATAAGCAGAGGATTTTAAATAGTTCTACTAATCGTAAATCATCTGATAAAGTGTGGGTGATGTGGTTACAGGGAATGAGTAATGCTCCTGAAATAGTTAAAGTATGCTATAATTCCTTAGTTAATAATTTAACCGATAAAGATATTATTCTATTAACAGAAGAAAATTATAGAAATTATGTCACCTTTCCTGAGTTTATTCAAACAAAAATTGATAAGGGACTGATTGGAAAAGCTCATATGTCGGATTTGCTTCGTTTAGAGCTATTAGAAAATTATGGTGGAACATGGGTTGATGCTACGGTTTTTATATCAGATAGAAATATACCCGATTTTATTTTTAATTCGAATTTCTTCATGTATCAAAAATTGAAGCCAGCATTAGATGGTAACCCTTTGTCAGTTTCTAATTGGTTTATCACTTCAACAACAAATAATCCAATTTTAATGATGACAAGGGAGTTATTATATGAATATTGGAGAAAGCATAATAGTGCTATTCATTATTTTATTTTTCATATGTTTTTTCAATTAGTAGTTGAAAATTTTAATGATGAATGGAAAAAAGTGGTACCTATTTCAAGTGCAATGCCACATGTGCTTTTATTAAGGTTATTTGATAACTATGAAGAAGAAATGCTAGATGCAATTTTTTATCAAACATCAATCCATAAGTTGACGTATAAATTTTCTAAAGAAAAACAGAATCAACCAGATACATATTACCAAAAAATAGTAAAGGATAATAAATGA